A genomic segment from Bacillus sp. B-jedd encodes:
- a CDS encoding phage tail protein, producing MQLRAENIERFEELLHNAPAKANASAAKAIKRAADSARTQAGKSARLTYEIKHGDVIKTIRMTRPRPSNLTAEIKSTGPVVKLLSFRVNPKTPKRMKKKAIRVSVRKGSNKTFDHGFVAKMGSGHANVFTRSTKNRLPIKSRYGPSVPQMLGNEKVIGQIEDRATEVLDNRLEHEFNRLLRG from the coding sequence ATGCAATTACGGGCTGAAAATATTGAAAGGTTTGAAGAGTTGCTCCATAATGCCCCTGCAAAAGCAAATGCATCTGCAGCAAAGGCAATAAAGCGAGCAGCCGACTCGGCCCGCACACAAGCAGGAAAGTCGGCTAGACTTACTTATGAAATCAAACATGGCGATGTAATCAAAACCATCAGGATGACTAGGCCGAGACCGTCTAATCTTACGGCAGAAATAAAATCTACTGGTCCGGTAGTAAAATTGTTAAGTTTTAGGGTGAATCCAAAAACGCCTAAGCGTATGAAAAAAAAGGCAATAAGAGTAAGCGTGAGAAAAGGATCTAATAAAACCTTTGATCACGGTTTTGTTGCCAAAATGGGCAGCGGCCATGCTAACGTTTTTACAAGATCCACTAAGAATCGGCTACCTATCAAAAGTAGATATGGTCCTTCTGTTCCTCAGATGCTTGGCAATGAAAAGGTCATCGGCCAAATTGAGGATAGGGCAACAGAGGTTTTGGATAACCGCCTGGAACATGAATTTAATCGATTGTTGAGAGGTTGA
- a CDS encoding DUF2190 family protein, translating to MLYNPQAQYVQRGEAIDYKNTSGSDVKGNSVVPLTNRIGVAGCDIPVGGTGSLHVIGVFDLPATSTEAYTVGQAVYWKENSITSEAAGAIPAGWVVDAKATAGTRVKVKIG from the coding sequence ATGCTATATAATCCTCAGGCGCAATACGTACAACGCGGCGAAGCTATCGATTATAAAAATACCAGTGGGTCTGATGTTAAGGGAAATTCAGTCGTACCCTTGACGAATAGAATCGGCGTGGCGGGATGCGACATCCCGGTTGGCGGTACAGGAAGTCTTCATGTGATTGGGGTTTTCGACTTACCTGCCACAAGTACTGAGGCTTATACTGTCGGACAAGCTGTTTACTGGAAGGAAAATTCTATTACCTCAGAGGCAGCTGGCGCGATTCCCGCAGGATGGGTGGTAGATGCGAAAGCAACGGCCGGTACAAGGGTAAAAGTAAAAATCGGATAG